A single Paenibacillus sp. FSL R5-0517 DNA region contains:
- a CDS encoding ABC transporter permease subunit: MDKLAVETSTGKHTIGPNGKKPIGQRIKEFIVDYRRQWEIQSMIIPGIIFMIIFCYIPIYGLTIAFKNYTVIDTLATAPWVGLDNFRIILSDKYFWDAVVNTLGISFLKLGIGFVIPIILAIMIYELNSGRFKKFVQTVSYLPHFLSWIVLGGMLITWFSTTGLFNQLLLSLGVISQPQNILLDAGKYWWIATLSDIWKEAGWGTILYLAIMAKIDPTYYEAAKIDGASRLRQIWNITLPNMRSIISLNLILTVSGLLGSNLDQTLVLMNSQNRDKAEVINSYVYRMGMSQGDFSYATAVGLGVSIISVILLVTANKITSKLNDNQSVL; encoded by the coding sequence GTGGATAAATTAGCCGTAGAAACTTCAACCGGTAAACATACGATCGGTCCTAACGGAAAGAAGCCCATCGGGCAACGGATCAAAGAATTCATAGTGGATTATCGAAGACAATGGGAGATTCAATCCATGATTATCCCTGGCATTATATTTATGATTATTTTCTGTTATATCCCGATCTACGGATTGACGATTGCCTTCAAAAATTACACGGTCATTGATACGCTTGCTACGGCTCCATGGGTAGGACTGGATAACTTCAGAATCATTTTGTCTGACAAATACTTCTGGGATGCAGTTGTGAACACACTGGGGATCAGCTTTTTGAAACTGGGGATCGGCTTTGTCATTCCGATTATTCTTGCGATCATGATCTATGAGTTAAACAGCGGACGCTTCAAAAAGTTTGTGCAAACGGTTTCATATTTACCCCACTTTTTGTCCTGGATCGTACTCGGGGGAATGCTGATCACCTGGTTTTCAACAACGGGCTTATTTAACCAGTTGTTGCTTAGTCTTGGAGTGATATCGCAACCGCAGAACATTTTGCTGGATGCAGGCAAGTATTGGTGGATTGCTACCTTATCCGATATTTGGAAAGAGGCAGGCTGGGGAACGATTCTGTATCTGGCGATTATGGCGAAGATTGATCCTACGTATTATGAAGCTGCCAAAATCGATGGTGCAAGCCGTCTCAGACAGATATGGAATATCACTTTACCTAATATGCGCTCCATTATCAGCCTCAATCTGATTCTAACTGTAAGCGGTTTATTGGGGTCGAATCTGGATCAGACTCTGGTTCTCATGAACTCCCAAAACCGCGATAAAGCGGAAGTCATCAATTCATACGTGTATCGTATGGGGATGTCTCAGGGTGACTTTTCATATGCCACGGCCGTTGGATTGGGTGTCTCAATCATATCTGTCATTCTGCTCGTCACGGCGAACAAAATTACCAGCAAATTAAATGATAATCAATCTGTGTTGTAG
- a CDS encoding LacI family DNA-binding transcriptional regulator: MAKITIKDVAREAGVSISTVSNALNGVDVLNPETKSHVLKVAERLNYVPNLNGKLLKSGQTKMLGFFTTSVSGPYFYKLVESMSRECDRLGYGLNVFVTKDKHVIMSNILGRRVDGVIIYEELRIDEQDIIAMEKDKIKAVFLDRVYQSDTMGSVIFDSYVAAYEATKYLIGLGHKKIAYISGVDTMFDSVQRRDGYLAALHEYQLPIDEDYIIQGYFEEDSTYSAIKSFLHLHPGKRPDAFLAGNDLSAIGCMHALKSEGFEVPQDVSVVGFDDIDIAQYFSPPLTTVRNQIARQGILAINQLVGMIKEKEQGAAQKLAGELVVRGSSHVKIDRKDYRT, translated from the coding sequence ATGGCAAAAATAACGATTAAAGATGTAGCAAGGGAAGCTGGCGTATCCATATCTACCGTCTCCAACGCTTTAAATGGTGTAGATGTCTTAAACCCGGAGACGAAATCACATGTCCTCAAAGTGGCAGAGCGATTGAATTATGTGCCCAACCTGAATGGCAAGCTTTTGAAGTCCGGCCAAACCAAAATGCTCGGTTTTTTCACTACAAGTGTATCGGGCCCGTATTTCTATAAGCTGGTTGAATCGATGTCTCGCGAATGTGATCGTCTTGGGTATGGTTTGAATGTATTTGTGACCAAGGATAAACACGTTATTATGAGTAATATTCTGGGTCGGCGGGTGGATGGTGTCATTATATACGAAGAGCTTCGGATCGATGAGCAAGATATTATCGCCATGGAGAAAGACAAGATCAAGGCTGTTTTTCTGGATCGGGTCTATCAGAGCGATACGATGGGAAGTGTCATTTTTGACTCGTATGTGGCTGCTTACGAAGCAACCAAGTATTTGATTGGGCTGGGGCACAAGAAAATTGCTTATATTTCCGGTGTGGACACGATGTTCGATAGTGTGCAACGTAGAGATGGCTATCTGGCTGCTCTGCATGAATACCAGCTTCCAATCGATGAAGATTACATTATACAGGGGTATTTTGAAGAGGATAGCACATATAGTGCTATAAAATCTTTTCTTCATTTGCATCCCGGCAAGCGGCCGGATGCATTTCTTGCAGGGAATGACTTGAGTGCAATTGGCTGTATGCATGCGTTGAAGTCAGAGGGCTTTGAAGTGCCTCAAGATGTTAGTGTCGTAGGTTTCGATGATATTGATATCGCACAGTATTTTTCTCCACCGCTCACAACGGTAAGAAATCAGATTGCAAGACAGGGTATCCTGGCCATCAATCAACTGGTAGGCATGATCAAGGAGAAAGAACAAGGGGCAGCGCAAAAATTGGCGGGTGAACTGGTGGTTAGAGGTTCAAGTCATGTGAAGATCGACCGGAAAGACTATCGTACATAA
- a CDS encoding glycoside hydrolase family 30 beta sandwich domain-containing protein gives MTTFKMYKSTGEDECFVSVSSDQWQPLAPELETTTIHLNDQLTYQEMDGFGASFTDSSAYLINQILSEEQREEVMTRLFHPEKGIGLSVIRNPMGASDYARTVYSYNDMPEQQTDPELTRFSIMHDEEDVIPLTQKALALNPELKLFASPWSAPGWMKTSGSMITGQLKTEWYPVYAEYFVKYIQGYREHGLPIHAITPQNEALYEPGHYPGMLMPAEAQADFIKNHLKPAFVRNDIQTKILCYDHNWDQPDYPLTVLEQVGEAVDGVAWHWYGGDASAQTKVYEAFAGKEVHFTEGSGGEWIPPFEQAFSNVMRTGIQILRNYSKSLVLWNMALDENNGPTVPGFGRSTCRGIVQVNQQTKELTYTLDYYALAHFSALIRPKAVRIESTSSDHAICSVAFKNVDGSVALVLFNDGDGTGNVQVKLRDDTLMKFQLESKSALSVLIKG, from the coding sequence ATGACTACATTCAAAATGTACAAATCCACAGGAGAAGATGAATGTTTTGTATCCGTGTCCTCGGATCAATGGCAACCTCTTGCCCCTGAACTGGAGACAACCACCATCCATCTGAATGATCAGCTAACGTATCAGGAGATGGACGGATTTGGTGCTTCTTTTACCGATTCATCTGCCTATTTGATCAACCAGATCTTGAGTGAGGAGCAGCGGGAAGAGGTTATGACCCGGCTGTTCCATCCTGAGAAAGGTATTGGGCTCTCGGTCATACGTAATCCGATGGGCGCTTCGGACTATGCGAGAACGGTATACAGTTATAACGATATGCCAGAACAGCAGACAGATCCAGAATTAACCCGGTTCAGTATTATGCATGATGAAGAGGACGTTATTCCGTTAACGCAAAAGGCGTTGGCATTGAATCCTGAACTGAAACTGTTTGCTTCACCATGGAGTGCTCCCGGCTGGATGAAAACAAGCGGATCGATGATTACCGGACAATTGAAAACGGAATGGTATCCTGTTTATGCCGAATATTTCGTGAAATACATTCAAGGGTATAGAGAGCATGGATTACCGATCCATGCCATCACGCCACAGAATGAGGCGCTTTATGAACCAGGGCATTATCCCGGTATGTTGATGCCAGCCGAAGCGCAAGCGGATTTTATCAAAAACCATCTCAAACCAGCCTTTGTTCGTAACGATATTCAAACCAAAATTCTCTGTTACGATCACAACTGGGATCAACCGGACTATCCACTTACTGTGCTGGAACAAGTGGGAGAGGCAGTGGACGGCGTAGCCTGGCACTGGTATGGGGGTGATGCATCTGCTCAAACAAAGGTATACGAAGCCTTTGCAGGGAAAGAAGTACATTTCACCGAAGGCTCAGGAGGGGAGTGGATCCCGCCATTTGAACAAGCCTTCTCGAATGTGATGAGAACGGGGATTCAGATTCTGCGCAATTACAGCAAGTCGTTGGTACTTTGGAATATGGCACTGGACGAGAACAATGGGCCTACGGTTCCTGGTTTTGGCCGCAGTACGTGCCGTGGTATCGTGCAAGTGAATCAGCAGACGAAGGAGCTTACGTATACACTCGATTATTATGCCTTGGCACACTTTAGTGCCTTGATTCGTCCAAAGGCTGTTCGCATTGAATCAACGTCCAGTGATCATGCGATCTGTTCCGTGGCTTTCAAAAATGTAGACGGTTCCGTCGCACTAGTCCTCTTCAATGATGGAGATGGGACGGGTAACGTACAAGTTAAGCTGCGCGACGATACATTGATGAAGTTTCAGCTGGAAAGCAAGAGTGCCTTGTCTGTATTAATCAAAGGTTGA
- a CDS encoding thioredoxin family protein, whose protein sequence is MKDIHELTSIEMVEEAIQQNEFVFLYVSRLECNVCHALLPKIRALLEPYPSIYLGHIDANVVEEVASRFLIFTVPTMIMIVEQKEYIRADRFVRLERLEEQLQQIYSMYNQDGE, encoded by the coding sequence GTGAAAGATATTCATGAATTAACATCCATAGAAATGGTTGAAGAGGCTATTCAGCAAAATGAATTCGTTTTTTTGTATGTATCTCGTCTGGAGTGCAATGTATGTCACGCTTTACTTCCGAAGATCAGGGCGTTGCTTGAACCTTATCCATCCATATATTTGGGGCACATTGATGCTAACGTAGTGGAAGAAGTCGCTTCCAGGTTTCTTATTTTTACCGTTCCAACAATGATCATGATTGTGGAGCAGAAGGAATATATTCGAGCGGATCGTTTTGTGCGCTTGGAACGTCTGGAAGAGCAGCTGCAACAGATTTACTCCATGTATAACCAGGATGGGGAATAG
- a CDS encoding AraC family transcriptional regulator, producing MNHQTLLTNYLSNLQVELFMVNYNRCDIDWRDLDYTPDYSKFYFICEGEGWLKIGNEEFYPTPNQLILMPEGIKQSYSAINDRPFLKYWCHFSAKVGGINLFQILKFPNSCTLDQPELIQGIFSSILAYAKSDSVYAHMMAKSKLTELLSHYIMNLDLDQISFINVPVMEKLSTILAYIDSNIEENISVQDLAQIAYMHPNYLIRFFKQQIGLPPILYITGKKIDKAKELLTCTPNTITAIAEHLGFSDLYYFSRQFKKHTGLTPTEYRRQTTVLTTKQGL from the coding sequence ATGAACCACCAAACGTTGCTTACAAACTATCTGTCCAATCTGCAAGTTGAATTATTCATGGTCAACTATAATCGTTGCGACATCGATTGGAGAGATCTGGATTATACACCCGATTACAGCAAGTTTTATTTCATATGTGAAGGTGAAGGCTGGCTCAAGATTGGGAACGAAGAGTTTTACCCTACGCCTAATCAGCTTATTTTAATGCCGGAAGGAATCAAACAATCCTATTCTGCCATTAATGACCGTCCTTTTCTCAAGTATTGGTGTCACTTTAGTGCAAAGGTTGGAGGAATCAATTTGTTCCAAATTCTGAAATTTCCGAATAGCTGCACGTTGGATCAACCTGAGTTGATTCAGGGGATTTTCAGCAGTATCCTTGCATATGCAAAATCCGACTCAGTCTATGCCCATATGATGGCCAAGAGCAAACTGACCGAGTTACTGTCCCACTATATAATGAATCTCGATCTGGATCAGATCTCTTTTATTAACGTACCGGTTATGGAGAAGCTATCCACCATTCTGGCTTACATTGATTCCAACATTGAAGAGAATATTTCAGTTCAGGATCTGGCCCAGATTGCCTACATGCATCCGAATTATCTCATTCGATTCTTCAAGCAGCAGATTGGCCTTCCTCCGATCCTCTACATTACTGGCAAAAAAATTGATAAAGCCAAGGAATTACTGACCTGCACCCCGAACACAATCACCGCCATCGCAGAGCATCTCGGTTTCAGTGATTTGTACTATTTCTCCAGACAATTCAAAAAGCATACAGGGCTCACACCTACGGAGTACCGTAGACAAACAACAGTACTGACTACGAAACAGGGTTTATGA
- a CDS encoding carbohydrate ABC transporter permease — protein sequence MNGKVAKEDLDSRIFDTLNMILLIICTIVILVPLWNVIISSFSSGKALAEGGFIFWSPEFSLENYRAVFNDQGIWQAFFISVSKTTIGVVTHVFFCAMVGYGLSKKYIRGRKLYVAMGVITMFFSGGMIPTYLLIKSLGLLNSFWVYIIPALFSFYDVVILMNFFRNVPDSLEESAKIDGAGDWHIFLKIFIPLSMPAMATIALFNGVGQWNDFMTTKLYITDQSLYPLQMMLYEIIVQSQTQSMQNVGGSAVIETTTKGVQLATIVITTLPIVLIYPIVQRYFISGMMLGAVKE from the coding sequence GTGAATGGAAAGGTGGCAAAAGAAGATCTCGATAGTCGGATCTTTGATACTTTAAATATGATTTTGTTAATCATCTGTACGATCGTTATTCTGGTTCCGCTCTGGAATGTCATTATCTCTTCCTTTAGCTCAGGCAAAGCGTTGGCGGAAGGTGGATTCATCTTCTGGTCACCGGAATTCTCGCTGGAGAATTACAGAGCAGTATTCAACGATCAAGGCATATGGCAGGCTTTCTTCATATCGGTGTCCAAAACAACGATTGGTGTTGTTACACATGTGTTCTTCTGTGCCATGGTTGGTTACGGTCTGAGCAAAAAGTACATAAGAGGCCGTAAATTATATGTTGCCATGGGTGTCATCACAATGTTCTTCTCCGGTGGCATGATCCCAACATATCTGTTAATCAAATCCCTTGGATTGTTAAACAGCTTCTGGGTGTACATTATTCCGGCGTTATTCAGTTTCTATGATGTCGTGATTCTGATGAATTTCTTCCGAAATGTCCCGGATTCTCTGGAGGAGTCGGCTAAGATTGACGGCGCAGGGGATTGGCATATTTTCCTGAAAATATTCATTCCACTCTCCATGCCTGCCATGGCTACAATTGCGCTATTTAATGGGGTGGGGCAATGGAACGACTTCATGACAACCAAGTTATACATTACCGATCAGTCACTGTATCCACTTCAGATGATGCTGTATGAGATTATCGTTCAGTCCCAGACCCAATCCATGCAAAATGTTGGGGGTTCGGCTGTGATCGAAACAACGACCAAAGGCGTGCAGTTGGCCACAATTGTCATTACAACACTCCCGATCGTGCTGATCTATCCCATTGTTCAGAGATACTTTATCTCGGGAATGATGCTGGGTGCGGTCAAGGAATAG
- a CDS encoding glycoside hydrolase family 99-like domain-containing protein, whose product MKVIALHLPQFHQIEENDRWWGEGFTEWTNVKKATPLYSGHHQPNQPFQGKYYDLSDPDVRKWQAETANQHGIYGFCYYHYWFKGKRLLEKPVNEILSSGEPDFPFCLSWANETWTRKWDGQESDILMAQNYGDQDDWEEHFKYLVNVFKDKRYIRVEDKPLFLIYRPASIPRCEEMIQFWRELALEHGLKGIHFVQTIGGFPTFNHQIFDASMEFEPHYTFAHGHMNGIWIEMNIEGRQHIAVNYDKVWSSILERTPHRNGEMIYPGAFVNWDNTPRRGVDGQSTLGSTPEKFGIYLARQMERARTVYNSEYLFVNAWNEWAEGAYLEPDQKYGYAYLRELKKVIQQELLNRNKSVGGSSE is encoded by the coding sequence TTGAAGGTAATTGCTCTGCATCTACCCCAGTTTCACCAGATTGAGGAGAATGACCGTTGGTGGGGGGAAGGTTTTACTGAATGGACCAATGTAAAAAAAGCCACTCCCCTATATTCGGGTCATCATCAGCCGAACCAGCCATTTCAGGGGAAATATTATGATCTTTCCGATCCGGATGTGCGAAAGTGGCAAGCAGAAACAGCTAACCAGCATGGCATTTATGGATTTTGTTATTATCATTACTGGTTCAAAGGCAAACGATTGCTGGAAAAACCGGTGAATGAAATACTGAGCAGTGGAGAGCCTGATTTTCCATTTTGTTTGTCTTGGGCCAATGAAACATGGACAAGAAAATGGGATGGCCAGGAATCGGACATTCTCATGGCCCAGAACTATGGGGATCAAGATGATTGGGAAGAGCATTTTAAATATCTGGTAAACGTATTTAAGGATAAACGATATATTCGAGTCGAAGATAAACCGCTATTTCTGATCTATCGGCCAGCAAGCATTCCTCGATGTGAGGAAATGATACAGTTTTGGCGTGAATTGGCTCTGGAGCATGGCCTGAAAGGGATCCATTTTGTGCAGACCATTGGCGGGTTCCCTACATTTAATCATCAGATCTTTGATGCAAGTATGGAATTTGAACCACATTACACGTTTGCACATGGACATATGAATGGAATCTGGATCGAAATGAACATTGAGGGTCGGCAGCATATTGCTGTGAATTACGACAAAGTATGGTCCTCCATTCTGGAACGAACACCTCATCGTAACGGAGAAATGATCTATCCAGGTGCTTTTGTCAATTGGGATAATACACCGCGAAGAGGCGTTGACGGCCAGAGTACGCTAGGGTCAACCCCAGAGAAGTTTGGGATATATCTGGCGAGGCAGATGGAGAGAGCGAGGACAGTGTACAATAGTGAATATCTCTTTGTTAACGCCTGGAATGAATGGGCGGAAGGGGCATATCTTGAGCCGGATCAAAAATATGGTTACGCTTATTTGAGAGAACTCAAAAAAGTAATCCAGCAAGAGTTGTTGAACAGAAACAAGTCTGTGGGAGGGAGTTCCGAATGA
- a CDS encoding DUF3817 domain-containing protein, whose protein sequence is MKTVTGRFRIAGIWEGVSLLLLIFIAMPLKYFADISSAVAVMGMIHGILFPLYLIALVHLAVVKKWKITRWLMGGVAGLLPFGTFVFESYLRKRDWN, encoded by the coding sequence ATGAAAACAGTGACAGGCCGATTCAGAATTGCGGGCATATGGGAGGGTGTATCATTACTGCTATTAATTTTTATTGCTATGCCTCTGAAATATTTTGCAGATATCTCTTCCGCTGTAGCCGTAATGGGCATGATTCATGGTATTTTGTTTCCTTTGTACCTTATTGCGCTAGTGCATCTGGCTGTGGTCAAAAAGTGGAAGATTACGCGCTGGCTGATGGGTGGAGTGGCCGGTCTTCTGCCATTTGGAACTTTTGTATTTGAATCTTATCTTCGAAAGAGAGATTGGAATTAA
- a CDS encoding sugar ABC transporter substrate-binding protein: protein MLKLNKASGKKGITLFATLLAAVIMITGCSGGSGGSSEGNWVSIEDRYTVDPEKPAWQLDKKEEATDLTWYVNADWWNTDFGKDIVTKKIKEDLNINIKFITGDDTKLNTFFAGGDMPDLLTVFDSNSPVVQKAATWAMPLNDLAEKYDPYFNKVAAADTLNWFQLADGKTYGYPNYSNTQEDYDSGNIPAKTAFIIRKDVYEALGSPVIGTPEEFQSVMKRIKQEFPALIPFGFNSIGEGTGSLGDTLQDFIGVPLETESGEFYDRNLDEDYLTWLKTLNTVYRDGNISDDSFADDGTAFEEKVKSGKYATMLLDGTPQQGGNLQIYMSANPGKEYIAIDGPQSTKGNAPTLNQSGITGWMINYISKDCKDPAKAIQIFTYLLSEEGQTLMNYGIEGETFQTKADGSVELLPAVKDMQLNNADQFKKDYRMGEFMFFGHDRHKALSADAFPEAIKQMQEWGKGKLKPHFILENISPDQGTPEARALSAINTKWNTTLVSMVRSKDDASYDNALAAYKSFLGENRWEEIVKVRSEKMKLNKEKLGIQ, encoded by the coding sequence ATGTTGAAGTTGAACAAGGCATCAGGAAAAAAAGGGATTACATTGTTCGCGACATTACTTGCAGCAGTGATTATGATAACAGGTTGCAGCGGTGGATCTGGGGGCTCCAGTGAAGGGAATTGGGTATCCATTGAAGATCGGTATACGGTAGACCCGGAAAAGCCGGCTTGGCAGTTGGATAAAAAGGAAGAAGCTACAGACCTGACGTGGTACGTCAATGCGGACTGGTGGAACACCGATTTTGGCAAGGACATTGTCACGAAGAAAATTAAAGAGGATCTGAACATCAATATTAAATTCATCACGGGTGATGATACCAAGTTAAATACCTTTTTCGCCGGCGGAGATATGCCTGACCTGCTAACGGTATTTGACTCCAATTCTCCAGTGGTACAAAAAGCCGCTACCTGGGCTATGCCGCTGAACGATCTGGCGGAGAAATATGATCCTTATTTTAATAAAGTTGCGGCTGCCGATACATTGAACTGGTTCCAATTGGCGGATGGCAAAACCTATGGTTATCCGAACTATTCCAATACACAGGAGGATTATGATAGCGGTAACATTCCTGCCAAAACGGCATTTATCATTCGTAAGGATGTGTACGAAGCTTTGGGTAGTCCGGTCATTGGAACGCCAGAGGAATTCCAGAGTGTGATGAAACGAATTAAGCAGGAGTTTCCTGCGCTGATTCCGTTTGGATTCAACTCCATTGGTGAAGGAACAGGTTCACTCGGGGATACATTGCAAGATTTCATCGGCGTCCCGCTGGAGACCGAATCGGGAGAATTCTACGATCGCAATCTGGATGAAGATTACCTCACGTGGTTGAAGACATTGAACACCGTGTACAGAGATGGCAATATCAGTGATGACAGTTTTGCTGATGATGGAACGGCTTTTGAGGAAAAAGTAAAGTCTGGTAAATACGCGACCATGCTGCTTGACGGTACACCTCAACAAGGAGGAAACCTGCAAATATACATGAGTGCCAACCCGGGCAAAGAATATATTGCAATTGATGGTCCGCAGAGCACCAAAGGCAATGCCCCGACATTGAATCAATCCGGGATAACCGGGTGGATGATCAATTACATCTCCAAGGATTGTAAAGATCCGGCCAAGGCGATTCAAATTTTCACATATTTGCTGAGTGAAGAAGGACAGACACTTATGAATTACGGGATCGAAGGGGAGACCTTCCAAACCAAAGCCGACGGTAGTGTCGAATTACTGCCAGCAGTGAAAGACATGCAACTGAATAACGCAGATCAATTCAAAAAGGATTATCGGATGGGTGAGTTTATGTTCTTCGGCCATGATCGTCACAAAGCACTCAGTGCAGATGCTTTTCCGGAAGCGATTAAACAGATGCAGGAGTGGGGCAAAGGCAAGCTGAAACCACACTTCATTCTGGAAAACATTAGTCCGGACCAAGGTACTCCTGAAGCTCGTGCGTTGTCAGCAATCAATACGAAATGGAATACGACACTGGTCAGCATGGTGCGGTCCAAGGATGATGCGTCGTATGACAATGCATTGGCTGCTTACAAGTCATTTTTGGGTGAAAACCGCTGGGAAGAGATTGTGAAGGTACGAAGTGAAAAGATGAAATTGAACAAAGAGAAACTAGGTATTCAATAA
- a CDS encoding alpha-L-fucosidase — MDKKEYLQQIEATIENGKFKDNWSSLSAFQVPEWYPKAKFGIFIHWGLYSVPAYDSEWYSRNMYIQGSKAYEHHLAVYGPHKDFGYKDFIPMFRAEKFDADEWATLFKQAGAKYVMPVAEHHDGFQMYKSSISHYNTYEMGPKRDILGEMKVAYEKQGLTLCVSSHRAEHWFFMSHGKEFESDIQEPLKRGDFYWPAMPEPDHHDLYGSPPTEEYLEDWLIRCCELVDQYQPKVFYFDWWIQTVAFKPYLKKFAAYYYNKGEEWGEPVAINYKHEAYMFGSAVPDVERGQFADLKPYFWQTDTAVAKNSWCYTENNNYKTAEEIIRDLVDIVSKNGNLLLNIGPKADGSIPDEDHDILLSIGKWLEVNGEAIYDTTFWRTFGEGPTEVKEGQFTDGDTKAFTSEDIRFTIKESSLYATVLAYPDNGVIHIKSLKEGSHHFQGVIQDIQVLGHEEKPQWERTTDALTITTTTVKSNAPIVFKIELD; from the coding sequence ATGGACAAAAAGGAATATTTGCAACAGATCGAAGCAACAATTGAGAACGGTAAATTTAAGGACAACTGGAGTTCGCTCAGCGCTTTCCAAGTTCCAGAATGGTACCCAAAAGCGAAATTCGGTATATTCATCCACTGGGGGCTGTATTCCGTCCCGGCTTATGATAGCGAATGGTATTCGCGAAATATGTATATTCAAGGCTCCAAGGCTTATGAACATCACCTTGCGGTGTATGGACCTCATAAGGACTTTGGCTATAAAGACTTCATCCCGATGTTTCGTGCAGAGAAGTTTGATGCCGATGAATGGGCAACTTTATTCAAACAGGCCGGAGCCAAATATGTTATGCCTGTAGCTGAGCACCATGATGGTTTTCAGATGTACAAGAGCTCTATCTCTCACTATAACACATATGAAATGGGCCCCAAACGAGATATTCTGGGCGAGATGAAGGTTGCATATGAGAAGCAGGGATTAACCTTATGTGTATCGTCCCACCGTGCGGAGCATTGGTTCTTCATGTCTCACGGGAAGGAATTCGAGTCAGATATTCAAGAGCCCCTGAAACGTGGTGATTTCTATTGGCCTGCCATGCCAGAACCGGATCATCATGATCTGTATGGTTCGCCTCCGACCGAGGAGTATCTGGAAGACTGGTTGATTCGTTGCTGTGAACTGGTAGATCAATATCAGCCAAAGGTATTCTATTTCGATTGGTGGATTCAAACGGTTGCATTCAAACCCTATTTGAAGAAATTTGCGGCCTATTATTATAACAAAGGCGAAGAATGGGGCGAGCCTGTTGCGATCAATTATAAACATGAGGCCTATATGTTTGGCAGTGCCGTTCCGGATGTGGAGCGCGGACAGTTCGCTGATCTAAAGCCTTATTTCTGGCAAACGGATACGGCTGTCGCTAAAAACTCATGGTGTTATACGGAAAATAATAACTATAAAACGGCCGAGGAGATCATTCGGGATCTCGTCGATATTGTAAGCAAGAACGGAAATCTTCTGCTGAACATTGGCCCCAAAGCAGACGGCAGTATACCCGATGAAGATCACGACATTTTGCTGAGCATCGGCAAGTGGCTTGAAGTGAATGGAGAAGCGATCTATGACACGACATTCTGGCGTACGTTTGGCGAGGGTCCAACCGAGGTGAAGGAAGGGCAATTTACGGATGGGGATACCAAGGCGTTTACGAGTGAAGATATACGGTTTACGATAAAAGAAAGCAGTCTGTATGCCACGGTTCTTGCCTACCCGGATAACGGAGTGATTCACATTAAATCGCTGAAGGAAGGTTCTCATCATTTCCAAGGCGTTATTCAAGACATTCAAGTACTTGGACACGAAGAAAAACCGCAATGGGAGAGAACTACGGACGCACTGACAATCACAACGACAACTGTGAAGAGTAATGCACCGATTGTTTTCAAAATTGAATTGGATTAA